One window of Magallana gigas chromosome 2, xbMagGiga1.1, whole genome shotgun sequence genomic DNA carries:
- the LOC105343918 gene encoding phospholipid scramblase 1 → MEKIPITSQPGSEALPSGLKDLESLEEITVHQHLEDGDMCFQRPSRYSVYGKEDDSILYAQEVSECYARQCLGAMRAFVLKFSNQEGQDLIRLRRPLRCPCGVCWWWCCCVQELSIESPPGQEIGVIMEERCCCPVYKIIDENESVVFRIGFSCCLCKLCSDVVIPIYDGRGEQLLAEIKKSSAGDWGDYCGSHNDFIISYLQPLRVQDKILLLGASFLIDFNFFEKQQRSCC, encoded by the exons ATGGAGAAGATTCCAATCACATCGCAGCCAGGTAGCGAAGCACTTCCATCAGGATTAAAAGACCTAGAATCACTTGAGGAAATCACCGTCCATCAACACTTGGAGGATGGAGACA TGTGTTTCCAAAGACCAAGTCGATACAGTGTGTATGGGAAAGAAGATGATTCTATTTTATATGCCCAAGAAg ttTCAGAATGTTATGCACGGCAGTGTTTAGGTGCAATGAGAGCCTTTGTTCTGAAGTTCAGCAATCAGGAGGGTCAGGACCTGATTCGGCTGCGGCGTCCCCTGCGGTGTCCTTGCGGTGTTTGCTGGTGGTGGTGCTGCTGTGTGCAGGAACTTAGTATAGAGAGTCCGCCTGGGCAGGAGATCGGGGTCATCATGGAGGA ACGTTGCTGTTGCCCTGTGTACAAAATCATAGACGAAAACGAATCTGTGGTCTTCAGAATCGGATTTTCCTGCTGTTTGTGCAAGCTTTGCTCAGATGTTGTCATTCCT ATCTATGATGGGAGAGGGGAACAACTGCTGGCAGAAATCAAGAAATCCTCAGCCGGTGACTGGGGTGATTACTGTGGATCTCacaatgattttatcatatcaT ATCTTCAGCCGCTGAGGGTACAAGACAAAATTCTTCTCCTGGGTGCCTCGTTTTTAATCGACTTCAACTTCTTTGAAAAACAGCAGCGTTCTTGCTGCTAG